A stretch of Eschrichtius robustus isolate mEscRob2 chromosome 6, mEscRob2.pri, whole genome shotgun sequence DNA encodes these proteins:
- the LOC137766381 gene encoding ubiquitin-conjugating enzyme E2 D2 codes for MALKRIHKELNDLARDPPAQCSAGPVGDDMFHWQATIMGPNDSPYQGGVFFLTIHFPTDYPFKPPKVAFTTRIYHPNINSNGSICLDILRSQWSPALTISKVLLSICSLLCDPNPDDPLVPEIARIYKTDREKYNRIAREWTQKYAM; via the coding sequence ATGGCTCTGAAGAGAATCCACAAGGAATTGAACGACCTGGCGCGGGACCCCCCAGCACAGTGTTCAGCAGGTCCCGTTGGAGATGATATGTTCCATTGGCAAGCTACAATAATGGGGCCAAATGACAGTCCCTATCAGGGTGGAGTATTTTTCTTGACAATTCATTTCCCAACAGATTACCCCTTCAAACCACCTAAGGTTGCGTTTACAACAAGAATTTATCATCCAAATATTAACAGTAATGGCAGCATTTGTCTTGATATTCTACGGTCACAGTGGTCTCCAGCACTAACTATTTCAAAAGTACTTTTGTCCATCTGTTCTCTGTTGTGTGATCCCAATCCAGATGATCCTTTAGTGCCTGAGATTGCTCGGATCTACAAAACAGATAGAGAAAAGTACAACAGAATAGCTCGGGAATGGACTCAGAAGTATGCGATGTAA